A stretch of the Psychroserpens sp. Hel_I_66 genome encodes the following:
- the hisD gene encoding histidinol dehydrogenase translates to MKKIYNPDKKDWSEILKRPTQTVENIEATVNEIFNDVQRRGDKSIFKYTAFFDGVNLEDLLVTSEEINRASNLVPQELKIAIQTAKGNIETFHSAQKTERVSVTTTKGVQCWQEKRPIQKVGLYIPGGTAPLFSTVLMLAVPANIAGCNEIVLCSPPNKEGKIANEILYTAQLCGVTKVFKVGGIQAIAAMTFGTETIPQVYKIFGPGNQYVTVAKQLATKYGVAIDMPAGPSELLVVADDTAKASYVASDLLSQAEHGADSQVILVSTSKQLIDDVSSEIEQQIKSLPRLDLAQKAIENSKLIYVENHAIALDMINEYAPEHFIVCTENEDFYVDNIANAGSVFIGNYTPESAGDYASGTNHTLPTNGFSKSYSGVNLDSFTKSITFQKISKEGILNIGNTIELMAEAEGLQAHKNAVTLRLKDLQ, encoded by the coding sequence ATGAAAAAGATATACAATCCAGATAAAAAAGACTGGTCAGAGATTCTAAAGCGACCAACACAAACGGTAGAAAATATTGAAGCAACGGTCAATGAAATATTCAACGATGTTCAAAGAAGAGGCGACAAATCGATATTTAAGTACACAGCATTTTTTGATGGTGTTAATTTAGAAGATCTATTAGTCACTTCCGAAGAAATAAATAGAGCTTCAAATTTGGTTCCTCAAGAGTTAAAAATAGCTATCCAAACAGCAAAAGGAAATATTGAGACATTTCATAGTGCTCAAAAAACCGAACGCGTTTCCGTAACAACCACAAAAGGAGTTCAGTGTTGGCAAGAAAAGAGACCAATTCAAAAAGTAGGATTATATATTCCAGGAGGCACAGCACCTTTATTCTCAACGGTTTTAATGCTCGCTGTACCAGCAAATATTGCCGGCTGTAATGAAATCGTTTTATGCTCGCCACCAAATAAAGAAGGAAAAATAGCCAATGAGATTTTATACACTGCTCAATTATGTGGAGTTACAAAAGTCTTTAAAGTTGGCGGTATTCAAGCGATTGCAGCAATGACCTTTGGTACAGAGACAATTCCGCAGGTTTACAAAATTTTCGGACCAGGAAACCAATACGTAACCGTTGCCAAACAATTAGCTACAAAATATGGAGTTGCGATTGATATGCCAGCAGGACCAAGTGAGTTATTGGTGGTAGCAGATGATACAGCAAAAGCAAGTTATGTAGCTTCAGATTTATTGAGCCAAGCTGAACATGGAGCAGATAGTCAAGTGATTTTAGTATCCACTTCAAAACAATTAATTGACGATGTCTCTTCGGAAATTGAACAGCAAATCAAATCACTACCTAGATTGGATTTAGCTCAAAAAGCCATTGAAAACTCAAAACTTATTTATGTAGAAAATCATGCTATTGCTCTAGATATGATTAATGAATATGCACCAGAACATTTCATAGTGTGTACCGAAAATGAAGATTTCTATGTCGATAATATAGCAAATGCAGGTTCAGTATTTATTGGGAATTACACACCAGAAAGCGCTGGAGATTATGCCTCTGGAACCAATCACACATTGCCAACCAACGGTTTTAGTAAATCCTATTCTGGAGTTAATTTAGACAGTTTTACCAAGAGTATCACATTTCAGAAGATCTCAAAAGAAGGTATTTTAAACATTGGTAACACCATTGAATTAATGGCAGAAGCTGAAGGATTGCAGGCTCATAAAAATGCGGTAACCTTAAGATTGAAAGACTTACAATAA
- the hisC gene encoding histidinol-phosphate transaminase has product MKEFNINNLLRDNIKNLKPYSSARDEYKEVSGDMVFLDANENPFQNGVNRYPDPQQLKVKTQLSQLKGISPEHILLGNGSDEVLDLIFRAFCEPNEDKIITLPPTYGMYDVLANINAVENIVIELEIDFQPNVDDILRAANSQTKLLFLCSPNNPTANSFESEIIEKLITSFQGIVIIDEAYIDFSSEKSWINRLQEFPNLIVTQTLSKAYGMAGIRLGVCYASEGIISILNRIKPPYNVNELTQLRALERLSQPEDVSEEIKRIIEQRDWFISELEKISFVQIVYPSDANFVLVKVDDANKRYSQLINKGIVVRNRTNQPLCENCLRFTVGTQMENIKLIKALKGL; this is encoded by the coding sequence ATGAAAGAATTCAACATAAATAATCTCCTTAGGGACAATATCAAAAACCTAAAACCCTATTCATCTGCAAGGGATGAGTACAAAGAGGTCTCTGGTGATATGGTTTTTTTAGACGCCAATGAGAATCCGTTTCAAAATGGTGTCAATCGATATCCAGATCCGCAACAACTTAAAGTCAAGACTCAATTATCTCAATTAAAAGGTATTTCTCCGGAACATATTTTACTTGGTAACGGTAGTGATGAAGTGTTGGATTTAATTTTTAGAGCCTTTTGTGAGCCAAACGAAGATAAAATTATCACATTACCACCAACATACGGTATGTATGATGTATTGGCCAATATAAATGCGGTAGAAAATATTGTAATAGAATTAGAAATAGATTTTCAACCCAATGTTGATGACATTTTAAGGGCAGCAAATTCACAAACCAAATTACTGTTTTTGTGTTCACCAAATAATCCAACTGCAAACAGTTTTGAATCTGAAATAATTGAGAAATTAATTACTAGTTTCCAAGGAATAGTAATCATTGACGAAGCATACATCGATTTTTCTTCGGAAAAAAGCTGGATCAACAGGTTACAGGAATTCCCGAATTTAATCGTAACCCAAACCCTATCAAAAGCATATGGAATGGCAGGAATTCGTTTAGGGGTTTGTTATGCTTCCGAAGGGATTATTTCAATTTTAAATCGTATCAAACCGCCTTATAACGTCAATGAATTAACACAACTTAGGGCGTTAGAGCGATTATCCCAACCTGAAGACGTTTCCGAAGAAATAAAGAGAATTATTGAACAACGTGATTGGTTTATTTCAGAATTGGAAAAGATTAGTTTTGTTCAAATTGTGTATCCTTCAGATGCTAATTTTGTTTTGGTCAAAGTAGATGATGCCAATAAACGGTATTCGCAATTGATTAACAAAGGCATTGTGGTTAGAAATAGAACCAATCAACCGCTATGCGAAAATTGTTTACGATTTACCGTTGGGACACAAATGGAGAATATAAAATTGATTAAAGCATTAAAAGGACTATAA
- the fabG gene encoding 3-oxoacyl-[acyl-carrier-protein] reductase, whose protein sequence is MKLLEGKTAIITGASRGIGKGIAEVFAQHGANIAFTYSSSVEAANELEKELNDQGIKAKGYKSDASNFDESQQLAEDVLAEFGSIDILVNNAGITKDNLLMRMGEEDFDKVIEVNLKSVFNMTKAVQRTMLKQRKGSIINMSSVVGVKGNAGQTNYAASKAGIIGFSKSVALELGSRNIRSNVIAPGFIETEMTAKLDEETVKGWRNAIPLKRGGTPEDIANACVFLASDMSAYVTGQTLNVDGGMLT, encoded by the coding sequence ATGAAATTATTAGAAGGCAAAACAGCAATCATAACAGGAGCAAGTAGAGGCATTGGAAAAGGAATCGCAGAAGTTTTTGCACAGCATGGCGCGAACATCGCATTTACATATAGCTCTTCCGTAGAAGCAGCAAATGAACTGGAAAAAGAATTGAATGATCAAGGCATCAAAGCCAAAGGATATAAAAGCGATGCGTCAAATTTTGACGAATCCCAACAATTGGCAGAAGATGTTTTAGCAGAGTTTGGCAGCATCGATATTTTAGTCAATAACGCAGGTATCACAAAAGATAATTTATTGATGAGAATGGGCGAAGAGGATTTTGATAAAGTCATTGAAGTCAACTTAAAATCTGTTTTTAATATGACCAAAGCAGTACAAAGAACTATGTTGAAACAGCGTAAAGGCTCAATTATCAATATGAGTTCTGTTGTTGGTGTAAAAGGTAATGCAGGCCAAACCAATTACGCAGCATCAAAAGCAGGTATTATTGGGTTTTCAAAATCTGTAGCTTTAGAGTTAGGGTCAAGAAACATTAGAAGTAATGTGATTGCACCAGGTTTTATAGAAACCGAAATGACCGCAAAACTAGACGAAGAAACCGTTAAAGGATGGAGAAACGCCATACCATTAAAACGAGGAGGAACTCCAGAAGACATCGCAAACGCCTGTGTGTTTTTAGCAAGTGATATGAGTGCTTATGTCACAGGGCAAACGTTGAATGTTGATGGTGGGATGTTGACTTAA
- a CDS encoding bleomycin resistance protein, which translates to MLKSIIPKLPMRNKATTKAYYHNLGFKQLGETDYDGYLMIKKDDIEIHFFEFKDLDPNQNYGQVYIRTNDVEGMYDYCKKNTVKIHPNGPLEIKPWGTKEFALMDPDSNLLTFGQIV; encoded by the coding sequence ATGCTCAAATCAATAATCCCAAAACTCCCAATGCGCAATAAAGCAACAACAAAAGCCTATTACCATAATTTGGGTTTTAAGCAATTAGGAGAAACAGATTATGATGGGTATTTGATGATTAAAAAAGATGATATCGAAATTCATTTTTTTGAGTTTAAAGACCTAGACCCAAACCAAAATTACGGTCAGGTTTATATTAGAACAAATGATGTTGAGGGGATGTATGATTATTGTAAAAAAAACACTGTAAAAATTCATCCCAATGGACCTCTAGAAATCAAACCTTGGGGAACAAAAGAGTTCGCATTAATGGATCCAGATAGTAATTTATTGACCTTCGGGCAAATCGTATAA
- a CDS encoding prohibitin family protein has translation MEKLPKGGVVTLIVIVVILITLFKSAVTIDSGHAGVVHETLGDGVDPKEPALGPGFHVIAPWNRVIEYETRQQEMPEKMSVLSSNGLDIKLDASVLYEPDFANLGRLHNEKGLEYKNRVLQPAIRSAARSVVGRYTPEQLYSSKRDAIQDEILEETKKIVEPQFIQINDILIRDVTLPPTIKEAIERKLKQEQESLEYEFRLVTAAKEAEKVIIEAEGKAESNRILSASLTDKILQDKGIDATLKLSESPNSKVIVIGSGESGLPIILGNQ, from the coding sequence ATGGAAAAACTACCAAAAGGCGGTGTCGTAACCTTAATCGTCATTGTCGTAATATTAATTACATTATTTAAATCTGCAGTCACTATTGACTCTGGTCATGCTGGAGTGGTTCATGAAACCCTTGGCGATGGTGTAGATCCCAAAGAACCAGCATTAGGTCCTGGTTTTCATGTGATAGCACCTTGGAACCGAGTTATTGAATATGAAACACGTCAGCAGGAAATGCCAGAAAAAATGTCGGTACTATCGTCTAACGGTTTGGATATAAAACTAGATGCTTCGGTTTTGTATGAACCAGATTTTGCAAACCTGGGACGATTACATAATGAAAAAGGGTTAGAATATAAAAATAGAGTTCTACAGCCAGCTATAAGAAGTGCAGCGAGAAGTGTTGTTGGTCGTTACACACCAGAACAACTATATTCTAGCAAACGTGATGCGATTCAAGATGAAATTTTAGAAGAGACCAAGAAAATAGTAGAGCCTCAGTTTATTCAAATCAATGATATTTTAATTCGTGATGTGACATTGCCACCAACAATTAAAGAAGCTATTGAGCGTAAGTTGAAGCAAGAGCAAGAATCTTTAGAATATGAGTTTAGATTAGTTACAGCAGCAAAAGAAGCAGAAAAAGTAATTATTGAAGCTGAAGGTAAAGCAGAATCCAACAGAATTTTAAGTGCTTCCTTAACAGATAAAATTCTTCAAGATAAAGGTATAGATGCCACTTTAAAATTATCAGAATCTCCAAATAGTAAGGTCATAGTTATTGGATCTGGAGAATCTGGATTGCCAATCATTTTAGGTAACCAATAG
- the hisH gene encoding imidazole glycerol phosphate synthase subunit HisH, whose amino-acid sequence MNLVIIDYGAGNIKSIQFAFKRLGYDAILSNDPEVIKSADRVIFPGVGEASSAMRMLKQSGLDKLIPKLKQPVLGICLGMQLMCKSTEEGDTNGLGIFEVEVKRFSTAVKVPQMGWNTIRNLKSNLFSNIKDDEFMYLVHSFYAEMCLEAISSTNYELEYASALQKDNFYGVQFHPEKSSVAGEQILRNFLEL is encoded by the coding sequence ATGAATTTAGTAATTATAGATTATGGAGCAGGAAACATTAAAAGCATTCAGTTTGCTTTTAAGCGTTTGGGATATGATGCGATTTTATCAAATGATCCTGAGGTAATCAAATCTGCAGATAGAGTGATTTTTCCTGGTGTTGGTGAAGCGAGTTCTGCAATGAGAATGCTCAAACAAAGTGGACTTGATAAATTGATTCCGAAGTTAAAGCAACCGGTTTTAGGGATTTGTTTGGGAATGCAATTGATGTGCAAATCTACTGAAGAAGGGGACACAAACGGTTTAGGGATTTTTGAAGTGGAAGTCAAACGTTTTTCTACTGCTGTAAAGGTGCCACAAATGGGATGGAATACTATTCGTAATTTGAAATCAAATTTATTTTCGAACATTAAGGATGACGAATTCATGTACCTTGTGCATAGTTTTTATGCGGAAATGTGCCTAGAAGCAATTTCGTCAACTAATTATGAATTGGAATATGCCTCTGCATTGCAAAAAGACAATTTTTATGGTGTCCAATTTCACCCAGAAAAAAGTAGCGTAGCAGGAGAACAAATTTTAAGGAACT
- a CDS encoding GTP pyrophosphokinase family protein: protein MDKINLKKLTNLHSGFTPILHSLVEALLNSENIKYHIVESRTKEIISLENKIIEKNITDISKIQDLSGVRVILYYLDDIDKVDSLFKKNFKIDKSNSINKGDILESNEFGYLSVHYIVSLDKKRKELPEWNNYSSLSAEIQVRTVLQHSWASISHELSYKKKLDIPKELSRKLFRLAGIFELADEQFLSIRNQHNALESKIQKLSNKKEFFDQKINSITLNELINTNWDKFSSIDEIAKKAGFKVNDYKSDDTSNIIELSKILKLNTIGEFYDLFFRDLKKINKFLIRLNPNELAWSGNLNFFIEISLLVYCNESQLETYWNSIGKIWSDTPKNRVKESLKEL from the coding sequence ATGGATAAAATTAATTTAAAAAAATTAACTAATCTTCATTCGGGATTTACACCAATCCTACATAGTTTAGTTGAAGCTTTACTTAATTCAGAAAATATAAAATATCATATAGTTGAATCTAGAACTAAAGAAATAATAAGTCTTGAAAATAAAATTATTGAGAAAAATATAACAGATATTTCAAAAATTCAGGATTTATCAGGTGTAAGAGTAATTTTATATTATTTAGATGATATTGATAAAGTCGATTCACTATTTAAAAAGAATTTTAAAATCGATAAATCAAATTCGATAAATAAAGGCGATATTCTTGAAAGCAATGAATTTGGATATTTATCAGTTCATTATATTGTTTCACTCGATAAAAAAAGAAAAGAATTGCCTGAATGGAATAACTATTCTAGTCTTTCTGCTGAAATTCAAGTAAGAACTGTTTTACAACATTCATGGGCTTCGATTTCTCATGAACTTAGTTATAAGAAAAAGCTAGATATACCAAAAGAGCTTAGTAGAAAATTATTCCGTTTAGCTGGTATTTTTGAACTAGCAGATGAGCAATTTTTATCAATTAGAAATCAACATAATGCATTAGAATCAAAAATTCAAAAATTATCAAATAAAAAAGAATTTTTTGATCAAAAAATTAATTCAATAACGTTGAACGAATTAATTAATACAAATTGGGATAAATTTTCTAGTATTGATGAAATAGCTAAAAAAGCTGGTTTTAAAGTCAATGACTATAAAAGCGATGATACATCTAACATCATAGAATTATCTAAAATTCTCAAATTAAATACTATTGGTGAGTTTTATGATCTGTTTTTTAGGGATTTAAAAAAAATCAATAAATTTTTAATTCGTTTAAACCCAAATGAATTAGCATGGTCTGGTAACTTAAACTTCTTTATAGAAATTTCTTTGTTAGTATACTGTAATGAATCACAATTAGAAACCTATTGGAATAGTATTGGTAAAATTTGGTCTGACACGCCTAAGAATAGGGTTAAAGAATCATTAAAAGAATTATAG
- the hisG gene encoding ATP phosphoribosyltransferase — protein MSKLKIAVQKSGRLHDDSMQILKDVGISIDNGKDQLKASAKNFPLEVFYLRNGDIPQYLKDGVVDAAIIGENVLVEKGDTIKIIEKLGFSSCKVSIAVPKSVKYNGIKDLEGKRIATSYPNTVNQFLDKNNVKANLHIINGSVEIAPNIGLADAIVDIVSSGSTLFKNGLKEVEVLLKSEAVLAVSPLISSENQNTLNTLQFRLQSVLRGRKSKYVLLNAPNDKIETIIKILPGMNSPTILPLAKEGWSSLHSVINKNEFWEVIDELKANGAEGILVCPIENMVL, from the coding sequence ATGAGTAAATTAAAAATTGCAGTACAGAAATCTGGAAGACTTCACGACGATTCCATGCAAATCCTAAAGGACGTTGGAATTTCAATAGACAATGGTAAAGATCAATTAAAAGCTTCAGCAAAGAACTTTCCTTTAGAAGTGTTTTACCTTAGAAATGGCGATATACCACAGTATTTAAAAGATGGTGTTGTTGATGCAGCCATCATTGGAGAAAATGTATTGGTAGAAAAAGGTGATACCATTAAAATTATTGAAAAACTGGGCTTCTCATCGTGTAAGGTATCTATTGCAGTGCCAAAATCTGTGAAATACAATGGCATTAAAGATCTGGAAGGAAAACGTATCGCAACTTCCTATCCAAACACGGTTAATCAATTTCTAGATAAAAACAATGTAAAGGCTAATCTGCACATCATCAATGGTTCCGTAGAAATCGCGCCAAATATTGGTTTGGCAGATGCTATTGTAGATATCGTTTCTAGCGGAAGTACTTTATTTAAAAACGGATTAAAAGAAGTTGAAGTACTACTAAAATCCGAAGCTGTACTAGCGGTCTCACCTTTAATATCTTCGGAAAACCAAAACACATTAAACACTTTGCAGTTCAGGTTACAATCTGTGCTTCGTGGCAGAAAAAGCAAATATGTTTTGCTTAATGCACCTAATGACAAAATCGAAACGATTATTAAAATCTTACCAGGAATGAACAGTCCAACCATTTTGCCATTAGCAAAAGAAGGTTGGAGTTCACTACATTCTGTTATCAATAAAAATGAGTTTTGGGAAGTTATTGACGAGCTCAAAGCCAATGGAGCAGAAGGTATTTTAGTTTGTCCAATCGAAAACATGGTATTATAA
- the hisB gene encoding bifunctional histidinol-phosphatase/imidazoleglycerol-phosphate dehydratase HisB produces the protein MKRVLFIDRDGTIIKEPADEQIDSFEKLDFYPKVFQYLSKIAKELDFEIVMITNQDGLGTNVYPEDTFWPVHNFVLKSFEAEGIVFKEQFIDRTFAKDNAPTRKPNTGLLTKYFSSEYDLANSFVIGDRLTDIELAKNLGSKGIFINDNTNLGTDEITVKREALDQYIALESNDWEAIYKFLKTDARTGTIERNTNETKIKIELNLDGTGQSNIDTGIAFFDHMLDQIARHGQLNLNLKVDGDLEVDEHHTIEDTAIALGELFATTLGNKLGIERYGFALPMDDCLAQVAIDFGGRNWLVWEADFKREMIGKMPTEMFYHFFKSFTDGAKCNLNIKAEGTNEHHKIEAIFKAFAKAIKMAVKRDVEKMILPSTKGML, from the coding sequence ATGAAAAGAGTATTATTTATTGACAGAGATGGAACCATCATAAAAGAGCCAGCAGATGAGCAGATTGATTCGTTTGAAAAGCTGGATTTCTATCCAAAAGTATTTCAATATTTAAGCAAAATTGCCAAAGAACTGGATTTTGAAATTGTTATGATTACCAATCAAGATGGGTTGGGAACTAATGTTTATCCCGAAGACACTTTTTGGCCAGTACACAATTTTGTACTAAAATCTTTTGAGGCAGAAGGTATTGTTTTTAAGGAGCAATTCATAGACAGAACCTTTGCAAAAGACAACGCGCCAACAAGAAAACCGAATACTGGATTATTGACAAAGTACTTTTCTTCGGAATATGATTTAGCAAATTCATTCGTCATTGGTGACCGCTTAACAGATATAGAATTAGCTAAAAACTTAGGCTCAAAAGGAATTTTTATAAATGACAATACTAATCTTGGAACCGACGAAATCACAGTAAAGCGTGAAGCTTTAGATCAATATATCGCTTTAGAAAGTAACGATTGGGAGGCTATTTACAAATTTTTGAAAACAGATGCGAGAACAGGAACTATTGAAAGAAACACCAACGAAACAAAAATAAAAATCGAATTAAATCTTGACGGAACCGGACAAAGTAATATTGACACAGGAATCGCTTTTTTTGACCATATGCTGGATCAAATTGCACGTCACGGACAATTAAACCTAAATCTAAAAGTAGATGGCGATTTAGAAGTAGATGAACATCATACTATTGAAGATACAGCCATTGCTTTAGGAGAATTATTTGCTACCACATTAGGCAATAAATTAGGTATAGAACGGTACGGTTTTGCATTGCCAATGGATGATTGCCTTGCACAAGTAGCAATAGATTTTGGAGGAAGAAATTGGTTGGTTTGGGAAGCGGACTTTAAACGTGAAATGATTGGAAAAATGCCCACGGAAATGTTCTATCACTTCTTCAAATCGTTTACAGATGGTGCAAAATGTAATTTAAACATTAAGGCTGAAGGTACCAATGAGCATCATAAAATAGAAGCCATTTTTAAAGCGTTTGCAAAAGCGATTAAAATGGCAGTCAAACGTGATGTAGAAAAGATGATTTTGCCATCAACAAAAGGGATGCTGTAA